In the genome of Dickeya fangzhongdai, one region contains:
- a CDS encoding ABC transporter substrate-binding protein → MRKSAFSAWAAAIMLSLGVGGQAAAETTASAGGNLIIGITSGDPLVMNPLYASDRTTLTIMQALYSPLYSYNDGKVEWGLAQSLTPSADNLSYTLKLKPGLKWQDGQPITADDVVFTFNKLLDEQQHSFFRSMFVYNNQPVAVSKVDDLTVKFTLPQVSAAFVGSLVQIYPIPQHIFATEADLSKSAKNDAPVGSGPFKFGEYRSGQYYALSRFDDYWNGKPKLEAVTYRFARDANAARLAMQNGEINLKLIDPQDVRQLKATGRFDFIIYPEGRLAYMVFNQNVDSMKNKALRQAIAYAINKDELVQTAFTSLDYAKPANSILTPDTLYQTGDVEAYPYNLDKAKALFSESGQPQGLKLRLAYINANKTQESMGLYIQQKLKDIGIVVELLPLDANAMSQKGRDKNNTAYELSLGGYIMGAEPDGYKSLFMSNEDYNYAHYKNPAFDALWDKGAIETDTARRAAIYQNIQQTVASEMVWYPIAYTNAVVAVDKRFGGTQEAEPKPVYLFQDLSKIYQQ, encoded by the coding sequence CCAGCGACCGAACCACACTGACTATTATGCAGGCGCTGTATTCGCCGCTGTACAGTTATAACGACGGCAAGGTGGAGTGGGGGTTGGCGCAAAGCCTGACGCCATCAGCCGACAACCTGTCCTATACGCTAAAACTAAAACCCGGCCTTAAGTGGCAGGATGGGCAGCCGATCACGGCCGATGATGTGGTGTTCACTTTCAATAAGCTGCTGGATGAGCAGCAACATAGCTTTTTCCGCAGTATGTTTGTGTATAACAATCAGCCGGTGGCGGTCAGCAAGGTGGACGATCTGACGGTGAAATTCACGTTGCCGCAGGTCAGCGCCGCTTTTGTCGGTTCGCTGGTGCAGATTTACCCCATCCCTCAGCATATTTTTGCCACAGAAGCGGATTTGTCGAAGAGCGCCAAAAACGATGCGCCGGTCGGTTCCGGCCCGTTCAAATTCGGTGAATACCGCTCCGGTCAGTACTATGCGCTGAGCCGCTTTGATGATTACTGGAACGGCAAGCCGAAGCTGGAGGCGGTGACGTATCGCTTCGCCAGAGATGCCAACGCCGCCAGGCTGGCGATGCAGAACGGCGAAATCAATCTTAAGCTGATCGACCCGCAGGATGTCAGGCAGCTCAAGGCCACCGGTCGCTTTGACTTCATTATTTATCCGGAAGGCCGTCTGGCTTACATGGTGTTCAATCAGAACGTCGACAGTATGAAGAACAAGGCGCTGCGTCAGGCGATCGCCTATGCCATCAACAAGGATGAACTGGTGCAGACCGCCTTTACCTCGCTGGATTACGCCAAACCCGCCAATTCGATCCTGACGCCGGATACGCTCTATCAGACCGGGGATGTCGAAGCATATCCCTACAACCTCGATAAGGCCAAAGCCTTGTTCAGCGAGTCAGGTCAGCCACAAGGGTTGAAGCTGCGTCTGGCGTATATCAACGCCAATAAGACTCAGGAGAGCATGGGGCTGTATATCCAGCAGAAACTCAAAGATATCGGCATTGTTGTGGAGTTGCTGCCGCTGGACGCCAACGCCATGTCGCAAAAAGGGCGCGACAAGAACAACACCGCTTATGAGCTGAGTCTGGGCGGTTACATCATGGGCGCCGAGCCGGACGGCTACAAGTCGCTGTTTATGAGCAACGAGGATTACAACTACGCTCACTACAAGAACCCGGCGTTTGACGCGCTGTGGGACAAAGGCGCGATTGAAACCGATACGGCGCGGCGTGCGGCAATCTACCAGAATATCCAGCAGACGGTGGCGAGCGAGATGGTCTGGTACCCCATCGCCTACACCAACGCGGTGGTGGCGGTAGACAAACGCTTTGGCGGCACGCAGGAGGCGGAACCGAAACCGGTCTACCTGTTCCAGGATTTGTCGAAAATCTATCAGCAATAA
- a CDS encoding ABC transporter permease — MARRLVQLLPMLFFISLVSFLLVKLAPGDPVQAYITPRMSQDDIERVRHSLGLDRPLAIQYLLWLKNVVQGDLGYSLISHRPVLTLIVERLPATLGLMGASLLLAVAIAIPLGLLAGAFRHRWLDHLLNLFAYIGISVPIFWFGILLIIIFSVQLNWLPSMGMRTIGAADSWLDVARHGVLPCIALTFYNLSHYVRYIRSHTITQLSADYVQTQLAYGATRAHILFRHVLKNVMLPVITLFGLSFSELVVGAYVTESVFSWPGMGLLGIQSITSLDYPLIMAIVMLSALMLVIGNLLADVLYRVADPRIKAMR; from the coding sequence GTGGCGCGTCGGCTTGTGCAACTGCTGCCGATGCTATTTTTTATTTCACTGGTGTCGTTTCTGCTGGTGAAGCTGGCGCCGGGCGACCCGGTGCAGGCGTATATCACGCCGCGTATGAGCCAGGACGATATCGAGCGGGTGCGTCATAGTCTCGGATTAGACCGGCCGCTGGCGATACAGTACCTGCTGTGGCTGAAAAACGTGGTGCAGGGCGATCTGGGCTATTCGCTGATTTCCCACCGCCCGGTGCTGACCCTGATCGTCGAGCGGCTGCCGGCGACGCTGGGCCTGATGGGCGCGTCGCTGCTGTTGGCGGTGGCGATCGCCATACCGCTGGGGCTGCTGGCGGGCGCGTTTCGCCACCGCTGGCTGGATCATCTGCTCAATCTGTTTGCCTATATCGGTATTTCGGTGCCGATTTTCTGGTTCGGCATCCTGTTGATCATCATTTTTTCGGTCCAGCTTAACTGGCTGCCGAGCATGGGAATGCGCACCATCGGAGCGGCGGATTCCTGGCTCGATGTGGCGCGACACGGCGTGCTGCCGTGCATCGCGTTGACCTTTTACAACCTGTCGCACTATGTGCGTTACATCCGCTCTCACACCATCACCCAGCTCTCCGCCGACTACGTGCAAACGCAGCTGGCGTACGGCGCGACGCGTGCTCACATCCTGTTTCGGCACGTGCTGAAAAACGTGATGTTGCCGGTTATCACCCTGTTCGGCCTGTCGTTTTCCGAGCTGGTGGTGGGCGCCTACGTGACGGAGAGCGTGTTTTCCTGGCCGGGTATGGGATTGCTGGGTATTCAGTCCATCACGTCATTGGATTACCCGTTAATCATGGCGATAGTGATGCTGTCGGCATTGATGCTGGTGATCGGCAATCTGCTGGCGGACGTGCTGTACCGCGTGGCCGATCCGCGCATCAAGGCGATGAGGTAG
- a CDS encoding ABC transporter permease — protein sequence MGRRWQQAKQQLRRNRPAQLALAILAVFGVTSALAWLSPWDPNAMAIQARMLPPDSAHWFGTDEYGRDYFTRALYGGQISLMVGVLAMTFSTLIGTLVGTVSGYVGGRLDTLLMRAVDMLMSIPAFFLLLVLNAYLKPGVANIILIISALTWMNLSRLVRAETLSLKEREYVLYARASGERAWRIILRHIIPNILPTIMVAATLNIASAILMESTLSFLGLGVQQPNASWGSMLNNAQAYIGDATWLALFPGMLILLTVLSFNVLGDVFRTAFEPGAQRDE from the coding sequence ATGGGAAGACGATGGCAACAGGCAAAACAACAGTTGCGCCGCAACCGACCGGCACAGCTGGCGCTGGCGATTCTGGCGGTGTTTGGCGTCACGTCGGCGCTGGCGTGGCTCAGCCCGTGGGACCCGAACGCCATGGCGATTCAGGCGCGGATGCTGCCGCCGGATAGCGCGCACTGGTTCGGCACCGACGAATACGGTCGGGATTATTTTACCCGTGCGCTCTATGGCGGGCAGATTTCACTGATGGTCGGCGTGCTGGCGATGACGTTCTCCACCCTGATCGGCACGCTGGTGGGGACCGTCAGCGGCTACGTCGGCGGTCGTCTGGATACGTTGCTGATGCGGGCGGTGGATATGCTGATGTCGATCCCTGCCTTCTTTTTGCTGCTGGTGCTGAATGCCTATCTTAAGCCGGGGGTCGCCAACATCATTTTGATCATCAGCGCGCTGACCTGGATGAACCTGTCGCGGCTGGTGCGGGCGGAAACCCTGTCGCTGAAAGAGCGGGAATATGTGCTGTACGCGCGCGCATCCGGCGAACGGGCGTGGCGTATCATCCTGCGTCATATTATCCCCAATATTCTGCCGACCATTATGGTGGCGGCGACGCTGAATATCGCCTCGGCGATCCTGATGGAATCCACGCTCAGCTTTCTCGGGCTGGGCGTGCAACAGCCCAACGCCTCCTGGGGCAGCATGCTCAACAATGCGCAGGCCTATATTGGCGACGCCACCTGGCTGGCGCTGTTCCCCGGCATGCTGATCCTACTGACGGTGCTCAGTTTCAACGTGCTGGGCGATGTGTTCCGCACTGCTTTTGAGCCGGGGGCGCAACGCGATGAGTGA
- a CDS encoding ABC transporter ATP-binding protein, with protein sequence MGNAFLSNKEPSSEDLLSIDNLHTSFFTRDGEVQAVRGVSFSVKAGEIVGIVGESGCGKSVTCKSVIQLLGGNGRIVGGQIRFRGDDLAGYSPGALRRLRGNDIAMIFQDSMTALNPVLTVGRQMRDILMRNQRLDKKTARLRAIAMLQQVGIADAEQRYDQYPHEFSGGMRQRVMIAIALSCHPALLIADEPTTALDVTIQAQILRLLKQLQRQTGAAIMLITHDLGVVAQLCSRVVVMYGGLVMEEGDVEDIFYRPAHPYTRGLLASLPRHDDVRRRLSPIEGAPPGLLHPPTGCPFAARCPQRMAVCDQQQPDRRQCGDHHWVQCWLADSTEARHAE encoded by the coding sequence ATGGGTAACGCATTCTTGTCGAATAAAGAGCCGTCGAGTGAAGATCTGTTGTCGATTGACAATCTGCATACCTCCTTTTTCACCCGCGATGGGGAAGTGCAGGCGGTGCGCGGCGTCAGTTTCAGCGTCAAAGCGGGTGAAATCGTCGGTATCGTCGGCGAATCCGGCTGCGGAAAAAGCGTCACCTGCAAATCGGTGATTCAACTGCTGGGCGGCAACGGCCGTATCGTCGGCGGGCAGATCCGCTTTCGCGGCGACGACCTGGCCGGTTATAGCCCCGGGGCGCTACGGCGACTGCGGGGCAACGATATCGCCATGATTTTTCAGGATTCCATGACGGCGCTTAACCCGGTGCTGACGGTTGGACGGCAGATGCGCGACATCCTGATGCGCAATCAGCGGCTCGATAAGAAAACCGCCAGGCTGCGGGCGATCGCCATGCTGCAACAGGTGGGCATTGCTGATGCCGAGCAGCGCTACGATCAGTATCCGCACGAATTCAGCGGCGGTATGCGCCAGCGGGTGATGATCGCCATCGCGCTGTCCTGCCACCCGGCGCTGCTGATTGCCGATGAACCCACCACCGCGCTGGATGTCACTATTCAGGCGCAGATTCTTCGCTTGCTTAAACAGCTGCAACGGCAAACCGGCGCCGCCATCATGCTGATTACCCACGATTTAGGCGTGGTCGCGCAGCTTTGTTCTCGGGTGGTGGTGATGTATGGCGGTCTGGTGATGGAAGAGGGGGACGTGGAAGATATTTTCTACCGACCGGCACACCCTTACACCCGGGGATTGCTGGCGTCGTTGCCGCGGCATGACGACGTGCGCCGGCGGCTGTCGCCGATTGAGGGCGCTCCACCGGGGTTGTTGCATCCGCCGACCGGTTGCCCGTTTGCCGCGCGTTGTCCGCAGCGTATGGCGGTGTGCGACCAGCAGCAGCCGGACCGGCGACAGTGTGGCGATCATCACTGGGTGCAGTGCTGGCTGGCGGATTCCACGGAGGCGCGACATGCAGAGTAA
- a CDS encoding ABC transporter ATP-binding protein — translation MQSNRQPLLRIRELKKHYAVRRGRRKQGQPVRVLDGVSFDIWPGETYGLVGESGCGKSTLGRSLLRLVEITAGEIHFDGELISALPESALKPFRRRVQAIFQDPYSSLNPGMTVAQLIAEPMRIHGYARGERQVRTLELLNRVGLKAEHLHRFPHEFSGGQRQRICIARALSVNPQFVVCDEPLSALDVSVQAQVVNLLQDLQQERGLTYLFIAHDLSMVRHISDRIGVMYQGRLVEEAPAEQLYLHPTHPYTRMLLASIPIPDPRAVTPDEPIVAESGGSAAAGCPFYARCLQASEQCRAAAPPLRDIAAGHRVACWHGVPEPEGQAIGNGDLK, via the coding sequence ATGCAGAGTAACCGACAACCGCTGCTGCGTATCCGTGAACTCAAAAAGCACTACGCCGTGCGGCGGGGCCGGCGCAAACAAGGTCAACCGGTGCGGGTGCTGGATGGCGTCAGTTTTGACATTTGGCCGGGCGAAACCTACGGGCTGGTGGGCGAGTCGGGCTGCGGCAAATCGACCCTCGGACGTAGCCTGCTGCGGCTGGTCGAGATTACCGCCGGGGAGATCCATTTTGACGGCGAGCTTATCAGCGCGTTGCCGGAATCGGCGTTAAAGCCGTTTCGCCGGCGCGTGCAGGCCATTTTTCAGGACCCGTATTCCTCACTCAATCCGGGGATGACGGTGGCGCAACTGATCGCCGAACCGATGCGAATTCACGGCTATGCGCGGGGTGAGCGACAGGTGCGCACGCTGGAATTGCTGAATCGGGTGGGGTTGAAGGCGGAACACCTGCATCGTTTTCCCCACGAGTTCAGCGGCGGTCAGCGACAACGTATTTGTATTGCCCGGGCGTTGTCGGTGAATCCGCAATTCGTGGTGTGCGATGAACCGCTGTCGGCGCTGGATGTGTCGGTGCAGGCGCAGGTGGTTAATCTGTTGCAGGACTTACAGCAGGAGCGGGGGCTGACGTATCTGTTTATTGCCCATGACCTGTCGATGGTGCGCCATATTTCGGACCGGATTGGGGTGATGTATCAAGGGCGGCTGGTCGAGGAAGCGCCCGCAGAACAGTTGTATCTGCATCCGACACATCCCTACACCCGTATGCTGCTGGCATCAATCCCGATACCGGATCCGCGCGCGGTTACGCCGGATGAGCCGATTGTCGCCGAGTCAGGCGGGTCGGCGGCGGCCGGTTGCCCGTTTTATGCCCGTTGCCTTCAGGCGAGCGAACAGTGCCGCGCCGCTGCGCCGCCGTTACGCGACATTGCCGCTGGACACCGGGTGGCATGCTGGCATGGCGTGCCGGAACCGGAGGGGCAAGCCATCGGTAATGGTGACTTAAAATAA
- a CDS encoding MoaF-related domain-containing protein: MTFNALSKKFAGNMLLLAALTGVSLTTMAASQDPHAVAVASDAEFVAVGKSYNVDFGDQKFRLDFTSAKEMVFTSPDGKNTAKVDITVTPIGHDVYMIYWSRRAGQHVVHVDDFRNGIAYTNIFLPDGSASRRKGTLVEIK; this comes from the coding sequence ATGACATTCAACGCATTATCGAAAAAATTCGCCGGCAATATGCTGCTGCTGGCAGCCCTGACTGGCGTCAGCCTGACCACGATGGCCGCGTCTCAAGATCCGCATGCCGTTGCGGTGGCTAGCGATGCAGAATTTGTCGCGGTAGGTAAATCCTACAATGTCGATTTTGGCGACCAGAAGTTCCGTCTGGATTTCACCTCAGCCAAAGAGATGGTTTTCACCTCTCCGGATGGTAAGAATACGGCAAAAGTGGATATTACCGTCACGCCGATCGGCCATGACGTCTATATGATTTACTGGTCGCGCCGGGCCGGGCAACATGTTGTCCATGTAGATGATTTCCGCAACGGCATCGCCTATACCAATATCTTCCTGCCAGACGGTTCGGCTTCCCGCCGCAAAGGCACGCTGGTCGAAATTAAATAA
- a CDS encoding winged helix-turn-helix transcriptional regulator, whose product MAATEQEEVKYVYDIYEDRCPTRMVLERLADKWALLVLARLEQTHTPVRFNALKRGIKGITQKMLTQTLRKLERDGLISRQVFNTVPVTVEYALTPLGDTLTETVATLAHWAEKNIDAVLAAQAQWDTRQQTMSGAEE is encoded by the coding sequence ATGGCGGCGACAGAGCAGGAAGAAGTGAAATATGTCTATGATATTTATGAGGATCGTTGTCCTACCCGTATGGTGCTGGAGCGATTGGCGGACAAATGGGCATTGCTGGTGCTGGCACGGCTGGAACAAACGCACACACCTGTTCGGTTTAATGCGCTGAAGCGCGGCATCAAAGGGATTACGCAAAAGATGTTGACCCAGACGTTGCGTAAGCTGGAGCGGGATGGGCTGATTTCGCGTCAGGTGTTCAATACGGTGCCGGTCACGGTCGAGTATGCGTTGACCCCGCTGGGCGATACGCTGACGGAAACAGTCGCTACGCTGGCGCACTGGGCCGAAAAGAACATTGATGCGGTGCTGGCCGCGCAGGCGCAATGGGATACGCGCCAGCAAACGATGTCTGGCGCGGAGGAGTAA
- a CDS encoding protease inhibitor I42 family protein: MASITTCPCKNMGHNHQYAGRILLYSRLSLENFMKRFAFAVGLMFPLSVMAATAVDNQHKETKVGEQFEVTLPANPSTGYTWAIKKLPDIVVLTGKTYKPGADCHDKVGCGGHEMFHFKAVKAGTGEIDLSYARPWEKQPQPDDKEAVIKVTVK; encoded by the coding sequence ATGGCGAGTATTACTACCTGCCCATGCAAAAACATGGGCCATAATCACCAATATGCAGGCCGTATTTTACTGTATTCACGATTATCTCTGGAGAACTTCATGAAAAGATTCGCTTTTGCAGTTGGTTTGATGTTCCCGCTGAGCGTCATGGCAGCCACGGCTGTCGATAATCAGCATAAAGAAACCAAAGTCGGCGAGCAGTTTGAAGTGACGCTGCCGGCCAACCCCAGCACCGGTTATACCTGGGCGATTAAAAAATTGCCGGATATCGTCGTGCTGACCGGCAAAACCTACAAACCCGGCGCCGACTGCCACGACAAAGTCGGATGCGGCGGCCATGAGATGTTTCACTTCAAGGCGGTGAAAGCAGGTACAGGCGAAATCGACCTGTCCTATGCCCGCCCGTGGGAAAAACAACCTCAGCCTGATGATAAAGAAGCGGTTATTAAGGTGACCGTCAAGTAA
- a CDS encoding sensor domain-containing diguanylate cyclase, protein MADNLIKRISASLETEKTLKGLVRQLLQTLELVTNMESTYLTRIESERNLQHVVFSHNSKKMQIPEGLSVPWGDSLCKRALDEGRRYMCNVPEHWGDSQAARELDIAAYVSTPVLLDDGSLYGTLCAASTQNQPINERSQQILQLFAELIAQYIQKEQLLQQLQEANEALTTVSYTDELTRLPNRRSIFNQLHQLFSRAHYTGRYVIIAFVDLDGFKHINDHYGHKVGDTFLFEVGQRLQQGIRAGDVLGRLGGDEFIVAGFGAATLAESLTISQSLKTRLTARLIGCFELNTCRIDYAGASIGAIAVNPVTVTPDDAMREADAVMYEEKKRRKSVQLCM, encoded by the coding sequence ATGGCGGATAATCTGATTAAGCGCATTTCAGCCTCGCTGGAAACGGAAAAGACGTTGAAAGGGCTGGTCAGACAGTTACTGCAGACGCTTGAACTGGTGACGAATATGGAATCGACCTATCTTACGCGCATCGAGTCGGAGCGTAATCTGCAGCACGTTGTCTTCTCGCATAACAGCAAAAAGATGCAGATTCCTGAAGGGCTGTCGGTTCCCTGGGGAGATTCGTTGTGCAAACGGGCGCTGGATGAAGGACGACGCTATATGTGCAACGTGCCAGAACACTGGGGAGACTCGCAAGCCGCGCGAGAACTCGATATCGCAGCCTATGTCAGTACGCCCGTGCTGTTAGACGACGGTTCGCTATACGGTACGCTCTGTGCCGCCAGTACGCAAAATCAACCGATTAACGAACGCAGCCAGCAAATCCTGCAGCTTTTTGCCGAACTGATCGCGCAGTACATTCAGAAAGAACAGCTGTTGCAGCAACTGCAGGAAGCGAATGAAGCGCTGACCACCGTTTCTTATACCGATGAGTTGACCCGGCTGCCAAACCGTCGTTCCATTTTTAATCAGCTACATCAGCTTTTTTCGCGGGCGCACTATACCGGGCGATACGTCATTATTGCGTTTGTTGATCTGGATGGTTTCAAGCACATTAATGATCATTACGGGCATAAGGTTGGCGATACCTTCCTGTTTGAAGTCGGTCAACGTCTGCAACAGGGGATACGCGCCGGCGACGTGCTTGGGCGTCTGGGCGGCGATGAATTTATCGTGGCGGGCTTTGGCGCGGCAACCCTTGCGGAATCGCTGACCATCTCACAGTCTCTCAAGACGCGGCTGACGGCGCGGTTGATAGGGTGCTTTGAGCTTAACACCTGCCGCATCGATTACGCCGGAGCCAGTATCGGGGCGATTGCGGTTAATCCGGTAACGGTCACCCCAGATGATGCGATGCGAGAAGCGGATGCAGTCATGTACGAAGAGAAGAAACGCCGGAAAAGCGTACAACTGTGCATGTAA
- the arsC gene encoding glutaredoxin-dependent arsenate reductase, giving the protein MTDITIYHNPACGTSRNTLALIRNCGVEPTIIHYLETPPSRDELVRLISAMGISPRALLRQNVEPYAQLGLAEDRFSDEQLISFMLTHPILINRPIVVTPLGTRLCRPSEVVLDILPDAQQGEFTKEDGEIVVDQFGKRVE; this is encoded by the coding sequence ATGACAGACATTACCATCTACCATAATCCCGCGTGCGGAACCTCCCGTAATACACTGGCGCTGATTCGTAATTGCGGTGTCGAACCCACCATCATTCACTATCTTGAAACACCCCCGTCGAGAGACGAACTGGTCAGATTAATCTCCGCAATGGGGATCAGCCCCCGGGCGCTATTACGTCAAAATGTAGAGCCTTATGCACAACTGGGGCTGGCCGAAGATAGGTTCAGCGATGAGCAATTGATCTCCTTCATGCTGACGCACCCGATTCTTATCAACCGCCCGATTGTCGTGACGCCGCTTGGCACCCGCTTGTGCCGCCCGTCAGAAGTGGTGTTGGATATTTTACCCGATGCGCAGCAAGGGGAATTTACCAAAGAGGATGGCGAGATAGTCGTCGATCAATTCGGGAAGCGAGTGGAATAG
- a CDS encoding Insecticidal toxin complex protein tccz has protein sequence MSSKIGLLCLSLLIPFASYAEKGEFKFSVGTQNHIFDSSCIKSIHYVRQDETGADSLGIYLMDRCGEQLEDITDKNMGKKLTISYLGNELSTVMIVQRLKRSFRISTKDTPRVVLMWVIDDYNVSLE, from the coding sequence ATGTCTAGTAAGATCGGCTTATTATGTTTGTCTTTACTCATACCATTTGCGTCGTATGCAGAAAAAGGGGAGTTTAAATTTTCGGTTGGAACCCAAAATCATATCTTCGATTCGTCGTGCATAAAGTCCATTCATTACGTGAGGCAGGATGAAACGGGGGCGGATAGCTTAGGCATTTATCTTATGGATAGATGTGGCGAGCAATTGGAGGATATTACCGATAAGAACATGGGGAAAAAATTGACTATCTCATATTTGGGTAACGAACTCTCTACGGTGATGATCGTGCAGCGGCTGAAGCGCAGCTTCAGAATTAGTACAAAAGATACACCAAGAGTAGTTTTAATGTGGGTTATCGATGACTACAACGTATCCCTTGAGTGA
- a CDS encoding AAA-like domain-containing protein, with product MSEKTTPGFHRMFKDNHFTDDEKKAIRSLSREFYITNGGEEIKLGYNSVYRYIIMKPTEIYNDMFNLDREIIVVFSAYENIQARTLDVFDNISRRHSSLRIEKICNVLVSGDINVESSIESLIKSEPETQVIIPFSYSELEKIHDSFFFRNRFRKYFYTRDLFAFEAPLKKDIYFFGRTDLIQELINRLKSGENSGLFGLRKTGKTSLINGIERNLIKEGVKTVIIDCQETSFNQRRWFEALYFLCLKTKESLDDESISLPSEMNFTEKNAARITELFLKENKEKSGGTIFLIFDEIENISPRTAPAEHWRNGIDFALFWQSLRSIFQRNNKLISYLIVGTNPTCIEAPKIENIDNPIFNHFTPMYIPGFGLKETRDMIRKLGKRMGLQFDEGIYLKLTEDFGGHPFIMRHVCSLISKSFREIERPVEIGRHSYKNAKEEFSLGHSNYLEMIVSVLKDYYPDEYEMLSLLANDDHSTFQEFAELHPSYTSHLLGYGLIKKERDYFDFNIDSIRDYLLDKSKYKKIKLSNDEMWAEISKRRNKSEVNLRKLVKVLLRANLGVTEAKERLLNTLGGRRKTDLTHLSYDDLFLPTKGNIYFIDLAKIISTNWDIFKNSFSRTKQETFMQLDFINKSRADAHAMDISEDKFLYFRVCMNNLEEDLLEAI from the coding sequence ATGAGCGAAAAGACCACACCTGGCTTCCATCGTATGTTTAAAGACAATCATTTTACAGATGATGAAAAGAAAGCCATTAGAAGCTTATCCAGGGAGTTCTACATCACAAATGGAGGGGAGGAAATAAAATTAGGTTACAATAGTGTTTATAGATATATAATAATGAAACCAACGGAAATTTACAATGATATGTTTAACCTAGACAGGGAGATAATTGTTGTTTTCAGTGCATATGAAAACATTCAGGCACGAACACTAGATGTCTTTGACAACATATCAAGAAGGCACTCATCTCTTAGAATAGAGAAGATATGTAACGTTCTTGTAAGTGGAGATATTAATGTTGAGTCATCCATTGAATCATTAATAAAAAGCGAACCTGAGACTCAAGTAATAATACCATTTTCATATAGTGAATTAGAAAAAATTCACGATTCATTCTTTTTTAGAAATAGGTTTAGAAAATACTTTTACACTAGAGATTTATTCGCTTTTGAGGCTCCATTAAAAAAAGACATTTACTTTTTCGGAAGAACGGATTTAATCCAAGAGTTAATAAACAGGTTAAAAAGCGGAGAGAACTCCGGCTTATTTGGCTTAAGAAAAACAGGTAAAACATCTTTAATCAATGGAATTGAAAGAAACTTAATAAAAGAAGGAGTTAAAACAGTAATAATAGATTGTCAAGAAACATCTTTTAATCAAAGACGATGGTTCGAGGCATTGTACTTTCTATGTTTAAAAACAAAAGAATCGTTAGATGATGAAAGTATATCACTTCCATCTGAGATGAATTTTACAGAAAAAAATGCGGCCCGTATAACTGAGTTATTTTTAAAAGAAAACAAGGAAAAATCAGGCGGAACTATTTTCTTAATATTTGACGAAATTGAAAATATATCGCCAAGAACAGCACCAGCAGAACATTGGAGAAATGGAATAGATTTTGCCTTATTTTGGCAATCACTACGCTCAATTTTTCAACGAAACAACAAATTAATTTCATATCTAATTGTTGGTACAAACCCTACCTGTATAGAGGCTCCTAAGATAGAGAATATAGACAATCCCATATTCAACCATTTTACACCTATGTATATCCCTGGTTTTGGGTTAAAAGAAACCAGAGATATGATTCGAAAACTTGGAAAGAGAATGGGGTTACAGTTTGATGAGGGGATATATTTAAAACTAACAGAAGATTTTGGCGGTCATCCATTCATAATGAGACATGTGTGCAGTTTAATCTCGAAGTCATTTAGAGAGATTGAGCGACCAGTGGAAATAGGAAGACACTCTTACAAGAATGCAAAAGAGGAGTTTTCCCTTGGTCACTCCAATTACTTAGAAATGATTGTGAGTGTATTAAAAGATTACTATCCTGACGAATACGAAATGCTTTCATTATTAGCTAACGATGATCATTCAACATTTCAAGAATTTGCTGAATTGCACCCTTCTTATACATCACACCTCTTAGGATACGGTCTAATAAAAAAAGAGAGGGATTATTTTGACTTCAATATTGATTCTATAAGGGATTATTTATTGGACAAGTCAAAATACAAGAAGATAAAGCTATCAAATGATGAAATGTGGGCTGAAATATCGAAGAGAAGAAATAAGTCAGAAGTAAATCTTAGAAAACTAGTGAAGGTACTTTTAAGGGCAAACTTAGGGGTTACTGAAGCAAAAGAAAGATTACTTAATACATTAGGCGGAAGAAGAAAGACTGATTTAACACACTTATCTTATGATGATCTATTTTTACCTACAAAAGGCAATATATATTTCATTGATTTAGCAAAAATAATATCAACAAACTGGGACATATTCAAAAATTCATTTTCAAGAACAAAACAGGAAACATTTATGCAACTAGATTTCATCAATAAATCAAGAGCAGATGCACATGCAATGGATATCAGTGAGGATAAATTTTTATATTTTAGAGTTTGCATGAATAATTTAGAGGAAGATTTACTAGAGGCTATCTAA